Proteins from a genomic interval of Syngnathus acus chromosome 4, fSynAcu1.2, whole genome shotgun sequence:
- the crocc2 gene encoding rootletin isoform X5, producing the protein MRRKSITNIIRCGSLSQVNCVLREQLEEADALNQGLVESLQKARQDGELCDTRLRHQQEASSCRLSREQARVRSLWRQAASLRNSFTQLRTFADRTLSDMRGECVAVGQQLRVACRHLEATQESSPGGTEVSALERQLKDKLREAMQLQGRWDAEKVELKSRIMELTDALTHLRSQNSEKDASLDRMETSRSEDKGELEVLQAENQTLQKVLHEVHQLVSREVDGGGLLDFSPRKIATLKAVQAALDKHKQQTQDLRVRLEASLNEANSLRTRLQQSHSARTELEVRIQEVAKESQEVQKALEETVQEKDRYRSSLDDVSREKCHVEQLLAETRKECNTQRGELEALRRQRRDVELQLGRLRSNVQRSEQSLEELEGKHSDVRRELVAAREALSQSGLEKEVLEEDKASLALALSKAECRGVEQEALLAKLRHQEAGLKDSLAKMAALSEGLAKDKVELNRLLLQAEAEKAELGDRHREAEAERALAREEVAQLQRETTDTLMEKEALESSQRHLWDLRRKTEEDLERLQKENARNLQQRSQVSRQVQSTSEELCESRRQLDEQEKVLEKVTADRDGLAKDKAALEVRLCSAERKSCDLARELLALRAEKQSSETSVFQSQELASSLEVERSRVEAENCRLLSANEALTRDVARVRLDAERELAQVAQERSDLEEKLVQAERKTLQSLKNSDELHREQLEDASRQQEQKLTELMRQLEQLRSLNQQLAERSRDEVQKAKEEMLRVQQDCKRSIMKAHNENQQALSQKDTEKTSLVEELAILQQDLKSVTSHLELTRKEAFFAQEQDKNEISVLRRETLQLRADLEAWLHSHEAAEQSGREKLRELSQQQQAAQQQVEALQAQLQHTEEQLAEARQSLQESSQGWEKQRKEALNLRRLLEDETSEKEAIHTSNQELRASIKRAESDNSSLRRALEGCEQQLSVLEERSAAVQQEASTLRSSMREIEKSRLQARRRNQELRRQLKVLEGEKQRQEQELKQLQAQLCQEEQQREEARRQAFGLKQKVLESEAARDAATNQASSLQRRVLELEEAERQASELLQVQQARQRLADQKRRDQAARLQRSLEDAALQTGEASARLDGAEAAALDLERRLAVSESRRRELERKVSAVGSALRRLRLTSPRRRLPLQGSAGDGLTSISTSCADDEELDLDFIQDSLQDFQRELRDTQRERDESKAQLVMLSEQVSTLQDKSAGEVTKLHKSLKQFKDEHREMQERLRESQTSFFLHREAERDKAGLEEEEVTQLRSALLTLQVESNSLKDKLDGSQANAHAEHERLNEALEEARRSNVRLELAQGSLEAELQCARQRASELEAETTALRERLTKASKKLVESEAALRAGEERQSAADRRQGQLGEQVIAELNKQRSSQGALQENLKQLHRALTDSETERQLLQDRLNESRDALAESKKLNRSLMERSQTLKREQEDLEQRNRELDKQKISLQQSLKVQQGAQQATREKAEQLESKATNLESKVTNLQAALQQLRREKADMEKAMARLGKDKGALRKSLEKAETNRRRTEEGITRETQEALVCLERQLVERQDQVTALKSQIGQLEQAQAQRLLEVTARHHQEMETATERSRQAQLQAQQALESREKAHRQRVRCLEDQVSTLKEQLDEETRRRQACVHKMLRPGVHSSM; encoded by the exons ATGCGGCGTAAATCCATCACAAACATCATTAG ATGCGGCAGCCTGAGCCAAGTCAACTGTGTACTTCGAGAACAGCTGGAGGAGGCCGACGCCCTCAACCAGGGCCTGGTCGAGAGCCTGCAGAAGGCCCGTCAGGACGGGGAGCTGTGCGATACGCGCCTGCGCCACCAGCAAGAG GCGTCGTCTTGCCGCCTGAGTCGGGAGCAGGCTCGCGTCAGAAGCTTGTGGCGCCAGGCCGCTTCCCTGAGGAACTCCTTCACGCAACTCAGGACCTTTGCTGACAG GACGCTGTCCGACATGCGAGGAGAGTGCGTCGCCGTCGGCCAGCAGCTCCGCGTGGCCTGTCGTCATCTGGAGGCCACGCAGGAGAGCTCCCCCGGTGGCACGGAGGTGTCGGCGCTGGAGCGGCAGCTAAAGGACAAACTCCGAGAGGCCATGCAGCTTCAGGGGCGCTGGGATGCCGAGAAAGTGGAACTCAAATCCAG GATCATGGAGCTGACAGATGCATTGACGCACCTCCGCAGCCAAAACAGCGAGAAGGACGCCAGCCTGGACAGGATG GAGACGAGCAGAAGCGAGGACAAAGGAGAACTGGAAGTCCTCCAGGCCGAGAATCAAACCCTTCAGAAAGTACTCCATGAGGTCCACCAG CTAGTGTCCAGAGAGGTTGATGGTGGAGGTCTTCTTGATTTTTCTCCACGGAAGATCGCAACCCTGAAGGCTGTGCAGGCTGCCCTCGACAAGCACAAGCAACAAACTCAA GACCTCCGTGTTCGCCTGGAGGCCTCTCTGAACGAGGCGAACTCGCTGCGTACTCGACTGCAGCAGAGCCACTCGGCCAGGACGGAGCTGGAGGTGAGGATCCAGGAAGTCGCAAAGGAAAGTCAAGAGGTCCAAAAGGCTTTGGAGGAAACTGTGCAGGAGAAGGATAGATACCGTTCCTCGCTGGACGATGTCTCCAG AGAGAAGTGCCATGTGGAGCAGCTCTTAGCAGAAACCCGAAAGGAGTGCAACACCCAGCGGGGCGAGTTGGAGGCCCTGCGACGGCAGCGGAGAGATGTTGAGCTGCAGTTGGGACGGCTACGTTCCAACGTCCAGAGAAG CGAGCAGagcctggaggagctggaggggAAGCACTCGGACGTCCGACGGGAGTTGGTGGCGGCGAGGGAGGCGTTGAGCCAGTCTGGCTTGGAGAAGGAGGTTCTGGAGGAGGACAAGGCTAGCCTGGCTCTGGCTCTCAGCAAG GCGGAGTGTCGCGGCGTGGAGCAGGAAGCGCTGTTGGCCAAGCTGCGGCACCAGGAAGCCGGATTGAAGGACTCCTtggccaagatggcggctCTGAGTGAGGGCCTGGCCAAGGACAAGGTGGAGCTCAACCGATTGCTCCTGCAG GCGGAAGCTGAGAAGGCGGAGCTCGGCGACCGCCATCGGGAGGCGGAAGCTGAGCGGGCGTTGGCTCGGGAGGAGGTGGCCCAGCTACAACGGGAGACGACAGACACTCTGATGGAGAAGGAAGCCCTGGAGAGCTCGCAGCGCCACCTATGGGACCTGCGGCGCAAGACGGAAGAGGACCTGGAGCGACTGCAGAAGGAAAACGCTCGCAACCTGCAGCAGCGGTCGCAG GTGAGCAGACAGGTGCAGAGCACATCGGAGGAGCTTTGCGAGAGCAGGAGGCAGCTGGACGAGCAGGAGAAGGTTCTGGAGAAAGTTACCGCAGACAGAGACGGTCTGGCCAAAGACAAGGCCGCCCTGGAGGTCCGACTCTGCTCGGCCGAGCGCAAAAGCTGCGACCTTGCCCGGGAGCTGCTGGCACTCAG AGCTGAGAAGCAGTCCTCGGAGACCAGCGTGTTCCAGAGCCAGGAGCTGGCCTCGTCCCTGGAGGTCGAGCGTAGCCGCGTGGAGGCCGAGAATTGCAGATTGCTGTCGGCTAATGAAGCCTTGACAC GTGATGTTGCCCGAGTGCGTTTGGATGCGGAGCGTGAGCTTGCTCAGGTCGCGCAGGAGCGCAGCGACCTAGAAGAGAAGCTGGTCCAAGCGGAGCGGAAGACCCTGCAGAGCCTGAAGAACAGCGACGAGCTTCACCGAGAGCAGCTGGAAGATGCAAGCAGACAGCAG GAGCAGAAGCTTACAGAGTTGATGAGGCAGCTGGAGCAGCTGCGCTCACTCAACCAACAACTGGCAGAGCGCAGTCGGGACGAGGTGCAAAAAGCCAAGGAGGAGATGCTCAGAGTCCAGCAGGACTGCAAGAGGAGCATTATGAAGGCCCACAACGAGAATCAGCAG GCTTTGTCCCAGAAAGACACGGAGAAGACATCCCTGGTGGAGGAACTTGCTATCCTCCAACAAGATCTAAAATCGGTAACCAGTCATCTGGAGCTTACGCGGAAGGAAGCGTTCTTTGCACAGGAGCAGGACAAG aatgaaATCTCCGTCCTGCGGCGCGAGACACTTCAGCTGCGTGCCGACTTGGAGGCGTGGCTTCATTCGCACGAGGCCGCCGAGCAGAGTGGACGCGAGAAGCTGCGTGAGCTGAGCCAACAGCAGCAGGCAGCCCAGCAGCAG GTGGAGGCTCTTCAAGCTCAGCTGCAGCACACCGAGGAGCAACTGGCCGAAGCCCGACAGTCCCTCCAGGAGAGCTCTCAGGGTTGGGAGAAGCAGCGCAAGGAGGCCCTCAACCTGCGGCGATTACTGGAGGACGAAACCAGTGAGAAGGAAGCAATTCACACCTCCAACCAGGAGCTCAGAGCTTCCATCAAGCGGGCGGAGAGCGACAACAGCAG CTTGAGGCGAGCGTTGGAGGGGTGTGAGCAGCAGTTGTCCGTCTTGGAAGAGCGCAGCGCCGCCGTGCAGCAGGAGGCGTCCACCTTGAGGAGCAGCATGCGAGAGATCGAGAAGTCACGGCTGCAGGCGCGCCGACGGAATCAGGAGCTGCGCAGACAG CTGAAGGTCCTGGAAGGTGAGAAGCAGCGTCAGGAGCAAGAGCTGAAGCAGCTGCAGGCGCAACTGTgtcaggaggagcagcagcggGAGGAGGCGCGACGCCAGGCGTTCGGTCTCAAGCAGAAAGTGTTGGAGTCCGAGGCAGCCAGAGATGCAGCCACCAATCAG GCGTCATCCCTGCAGAGACGCGTATTGGAActggaggaggcggagcgTCAGGCCTCGGAGCTCCTGCAGGTCCAGCAAGCCCGGCAGCGGCTGGCCGACCAGAAGCGTCGCGACCAGGCCGCCCGGCTGCAGCGAAGCCTGGAGGACGCCGCCCTCCAAACCGGAGAGGCGAGCGCCCGGCTGGACGGCGCCGAGGCCGCCGCCCTGGATCTGGAGCGTCGCTTGGCGGTGAGCGAGAGCCGGCGGCGCGAGCTTGAGCGCAAAGTGTCGGCGGTGGGCTCGGCGCTGCGCCGTCTCCGCCTGACATCTCCCAGGAGGAGGCTTCCTCTTCAAG GCTCGGCGGGAGACGGCTTGACCAGCATCTCCACTTCCTGTGCTGATGATGAGGAACTGGACTTGGACTTCATCCAGGACAGCCTGCAGGACTTCCAGAGGGAACTCAGGGACACACAGAGAGAAAGA GATGAGTCCAAGGCTCAGCTGGTCATGCTCAGCGAGCAGGTGTCAACACTCCAGGACAAATCAGCCGGCGAGGTGACCAAACTGCACAAGTCCCTGAAGCAGTTCAAAGACG AACATCGGGAGATGCAGGAGCGACTGCGTGAATCGCAGACCTCGTTTTTCCTTCACCGGGAAGCCGAGAGAGACAAGGCGggcctggaggaggaggaggtgactCAGCTGCGGTCCGCTCTGCTCACTCTCCAAGTTGAGTCCAATTCACTCAAG GATAAGCTGGATGGCTCCCAGGCTAACGCACACGCGGAACACGAGAGACTAAACGAGGCCTTGGAGGAGGCCCGAAGGAGCAATGTCCGGCTGGAACTCGCTCAAGGTTCCCTGGAGGCCGAGCTGCAGTGTGCCCGCCAAAGAGCATCTGAGTTGGAGGCGGAGACGACGGCGTTACGGGAGAGGCTGACCAAGGCGTCGAAGAAACTCGTCGAGAGCGAGGCGGCGCTGAGAGCCGGCGAGGAGCGTCAGAGCGCGGCTGATCGGCGACAGGGACAGCTGGGCGAGCAGGTGATCGCCGAGCTGAACAAGCAGCGCAGCAGCCAGGGGGCGCTGCAGGAGAACCTGAAGCAGCTGCACAGAGCTCTGACTGACAGCGAGACGGAACGACAACTCCTGCAG GACCGTCTCAACGAAAGCCGAGACGCCCTGGCGGAGAGCAAGAAGCTGAACCGCTCTCTGATGGAACGCAGTCAGACACTTAAAAGGGAACAAGAGGACTTGGAGCAGAGGAACCGTGAGCTGGACAAACAAAAGATCAGCCTGCAGCAG AGTCTGAAGGTGCAACAGGGGGCGCAGCAGGCGACGCGGGAGAAGGCTGAGCAGCTGGAGAGCAAGGCGACAAATCTGGAAAGCAAGGTGACGAACCTACAGGCGGCGCTGCAGCAGCTACGGCGGGAAAAAGCCGACATGGAGAAAGCCATGGCGCGGCTGGGAAAAGACAAAGGTGCTCTCAGGAAGTCGTTGGAGAAG GCAGAGACAAACAGGCGGAGGACGGAGGAGGGGATCACCAGGGAGACGCAAGAGGCGCTCGTCTGCCTCGAACGACAGCTGGTGGAGAGGCAGGACCAGGTGACTGCCCTGAAG TCGCAGATAGGTCAGCTGGAGCAGGCTCAGGCACAGCGCCTCCTGGAGGTGACGGCGCGCCACCACCAGGAGATGGAAACGGCCACAGAGCGGTCGCGCCAGGCCCAGCTGCAGGCTCAGCAGGCGCTGGAGAGCCGTGAGAAGGCCCATCGCCAGAGGGTCAGGTGTCTGGAGGATCAG GTGTCCACGCTCAAGGAGCAGCTGGACGAGGAGACACGAAGGCGACAGGCCTGCGTCCACAAGATGCTGCGGCCGGGCGTGCACTCAAGTATGTAG